A genomic segment from Simkaniaceae bacterium encodes:
- a CDS encoding polymer-forming cytoskeletal protein produces MHKKRGGVWFILSIAMLCVSFFCFAEDNDDEDIVIVPSTQVIEGDLKVVSKSVEIAGEVKGDLYVMASQVYIDGIVHGDVICMAGLLDVKGVVKRGIRGMAGQIMIGGEVGENISIAAASIEFSPTSKSHGSIIAFAGSCDLLGLVSKNATIFASFLRVSGVIAGKLSAHVGSLRILSKAKILGGMEYFSNEPAFFDQGAKVGGHIVHNPSFIYTLSQKGFLQKIRIGSKIAGSVMNFFFSLILGFILIQFFRNKLDHAAKIISKRPFYVLFTGIVITLLFPIVALVFLISIVGTPFALGLIALNLIGVYAAKIVTLYYFGLTFLKKWNFYRYPKRYYLALLVVYFFLTFIPVFGWFLSLICMLFGYGAVIAGNVKAPSKRQLKK; encoded by the coding sequence ATGCATAAGAAAAGAGGGGGGGTATGGTTTATCTTATCGATTGCAATGTTATGTGTGAGCTTCTTTTGTTTTGCCGAAGATAATGACGATGAGGATATTGTGATTGTTCCTTCGACTCAAGTTATCGAAGGGGATTTAAAAGTTGTGAGTAAAAGCGTTGAAATAGCCGGAGAAGTGAAGGGGGATCTCTATGTTATGGCTTCACAAGTCTACATCGATGGCATTGTCCATGGAGATGTGATTTGTATGGCGGGGCTTCTTGATGTCAAAGGAGTCGTTAAACGGGGCATTAGGGGCATGGCCGGTCAGATCATGATTGGGGGAGAGGTTGGCGAAAATATTTCCATCGCTGCAGCGAGTATCGAATTCAGTCCGACGTCCAAAAGCCACGGGAGTATCATTGCTTTTGCAGGGTCATGTGATCTTCTTGGTTTAGTTTCAAAAAATGCAACGATATTTGCTTCATTTTTAAGAGTATCAGGGGTGATTGCGGGGAAATTATCAGCGCACGTTGGTTCTCTACGTATTTTGTCGAAAGCTAAGATATTAGGTGGAATGGAATATTTCTCTAATGAGCCCGCATTTTTTGATCAGGGGGCGAAAGTGGGAGGGCACATTGTTCATAACCCCTCATTTATCTATACGCTTTCACAAAAGGGCTTTTTACAAAAGATTAGAATCGGATCAAAAATTGCCGGATCCGTTATGAACTTCTTCTTTTCGTTGATTCTAGGATTCATTTTAATTCAATTCTTTCGCAATAAGCTCGATCATGCAGCAAAAATTATTTCCAAACGCCCATTCTATGTTTTATTTACGGGCATTGTGATTACCCTTCTTTTCCCCATCGTTGCACTTGTCTTTCTCATTTCCATTGTGGGGACTCCCTTTGCTTTAGGGCTCATTGCCCTCAACCTTATTGGGGTGTATGCTGCAAAAATTGTCACACTTTATTATTTTGGATTGACATTTCTCAAAAAATGGAACTTTTATCGGTATCCTAAAAGGTATTATTTAGCCCTTTTAGTGGTCTATTTTTTCCTGACGTTTATTCCTGTTTTTGGCTGGTTTTTATCTCTGATATGTATGCTATTTGGTTATGGGGCCGTCATTGCCGGAAATGTGAAAGCTCCCTCCAAAAGGCAACTCAAAAAATAA
- the asnS gene encoding asparagine--tRNA ligase, with amino-acid sequence MTKARIKIKALKADPTAFIGREILLAGWIRTVRNQKNFTFIELNDGSTVSNFQILANETMEGYALIGDLSTGAALRVIGKIVESPGKGQSIEMQAQMIELVGASPADTFPLQKKRHSFEFLRSIAHLRPRTNTQGAVARVRSLLAYATHRFFQERGFIYLQSPIITASDCEGAGEMFQVTTLKLDNPPKRSDGSIHYEEDFFGKPTYLTVSGQLNAEAFAQALSDVYTFGPTFRAENSNTTRHLAEFWMIEPEIAFADLNTIATCAEDYIKYLIQYLFDHAEEDLQFFDRFIENGLILRLQNVLEEPFARVTYTKAIEILNQSGQNFEFPCFFGTDLQTEHERYLSEQHFKKPVIVTDYPVEIKAFYMRANDDQKTVAAMDLLVPKIGELIGGSAREERLDLLEKKVTDSGLDPETYHWYFDLRRYGSTPHAGFGLGFERLVQFATGIENIRDVNAFPRFPGHCDF; translated from the coding sequence ATGACTAAAGCGCGCATTAAAATTAAGGCTTTAAAAGCAGACCCTACAGCCTTTATCGGAAGAGAAATTCTCCTGGCAGGCTGGATTCGCACCGTAAGAAATCAAAAGAATTTTACCTTCATTGAACTCAATGACGGTTCAACCGTATCCAACTTTCAAATTTTAGCTAACGAGACCATGGAAGGATATGCTCTGATCGGTGATTTATCGACAGGAGCTGCACTTCGAGTGATTGGAAAAATTGTCGAGAGCCCGGGTAAAGGACAAAGCATTGAAATGCAGGCGCAAATGATCGAACTCGTCGGAGCCTCCCCTGCAGACACCTTTCCCCTTCAAAAGAAACGCCACTCTTTTGAGTTTTTACGCTCGATTGCGCATCTGCGCCCACGCACCAACACACAAGGAGCCGTAGCGCGAGTTAGAAGCCTTCTCGCCTATGCAACCCATCGATTTTTTCAAGAACGGGGCTTTATCTACCTCCAATCACCTATTATCACCGCTTCAGATTGCGAAGGTGCCGGTGAAATGTTTCAAGTCACGACTCTAAAACTCGATAATCCCCCTAAACGTAGCGATGGCTCAATCCACTATGAAGAGGATTTTTTTGGCAAACCCACCTACTTGACAGTCTCGGGCCAACTCAATGCCGAAGCTTTTGCGCAGGCCTTGAGCGATGTCTACACATTTGGTCCGACATTCCGCGCAGAAAATTCAAATACAACACGCCACTTGGCTGAGTTTTGGATGATTGAACCGGAAATTGCCTTTGCCGATCTCAACACTATAGCCACCTGCGCTGAAGACTACATTAAATATTTGATTCAATATCTCTTTGACCATGCCGAAGAAGATCTCCAGTTCTTCGATCGCTTTATTGAAAATGGGCTGATTCTCCGCCTTCAAAATGTCTTAGAAGAGCCTTTTGCCCGCGTCACATATACAAAGGCGATTGAAATTTTGAACCAATCGGGTCAGAACTTTGAATTCCCCTGTTTTTTCGGGACCGATCTGCAAACTGAACATGAGCGCTATTTAAGTGAACAACACTTTAAAAAACCGGTGATTGTAACTGATTATCCCGTAGAGATTAAAGCCTTTTATATGCGTGCTAATGATGATCAAAAAACAGTTGCAGCCATGGATCTTCTCGTCCCCAAAATTGGAGAGCTCATTGGTGGCTCTGCGCGCGAAGAACGCCTCGACCTGTTAGAGAAAAAGGTCACTGACTCCGGTCTCGATCCGGAGACATATCACTGGTATTTTGATCTACGCCGCTATGGATCCACTCCCCATGCGGGATTTGGCCTTGGTTTTGAGAGGCTCGTTCAATTTGCAACGGGAATTGAGAATATCCGCGACGTCAATGCATTCCCACGCTTCCCGGGGCATTGCGATTTTTAA
- a CDS encoding deoxyribonuclease IV, with product MAHHLPLLIGAHTSAAGGAHKALLHGERIGATTIQLFTANQKQWKGKPISDEEMGLWFEALEKTGIQKVMSHDSYLINLGSPDDEVLGKSHTAFEEEIKRCHQLKLSFLNFHPGAYTKGSPEACLDQIVNSLLKMEKLAAQGPTRLLLESTAGQGTALGYDFAHLGYIIDRVKDRIPIGVCIDTCHSFAAGYDIRSKEGWDRTLDQFEKEVGLEHLYAMHTNDSLKPLGSRRDRHASLGKGEIGMECFKVMMTHPKLKNIPKYLETPNPDIWKDEIALLRGFGK from the coding sequence ATGGCTCATCACCTCCCACTTCTTATTGGCGCCCATACCTCAGCTGCCGGAGGCGCTCATAAAGCGCTCTTACATGGCGAAAGAATTGGTGCGACCACGATTCAGCTCTTTACCGCTAATCAAAAGCAATGGAAAGGAAAGCCCATTTCCGATGAAGAAATGGGGCTCTGGTTTGAAGCGCTTGAAAAAACAGGCATTCAAAAGGTCATGTCACATGATAGTTACCTCATTAATTTAGGCTCTCCTGATGACGAGGTACTGGGAAAAAGCCACACTGCTTTTGAAGAAGAAATCAAACGCTGCCACCAATTGAAACTCTCCTTTCTCAATTTCCATCCCGGTGCTTATACAAAAGGCTCACCGGAAGCCTGTTTAGATCAAATTGTAAACAGCCTACTTAAAATGGAAAAATTAGCAGCCCAAGGTCCTACGCGTCTTCTCCTTGAATCGACAGCAGGACAAGGGACTGCACTCGGTTATGATTTTGCCCATCTTGGCTATATTATCGATCGCGTTAAAGATCGGATTCCCATTGGAGTCTGTATTGATACGTGTCACTCATTTGCTGCCGGATATGATATTCGCTCTAAAGAGGGATGGGATCGCACATTGGATCAATTTGAAAAAGAGGTTGGACTTGAGCATCTCTATGCAATGCATACAAACGACTCCTTAAAGCCGCTCGGATCAAGGCGAGATCGCCATGCTAGCCTTGGGAAAGGAGAAATTGGTATGGAATGCTTTAAAGTCATGATGACCCATCCAAAATTGAAAAATATTCCCAAATATTTAGAAACACCCAATCCGGACATTTGGAAAGATGAAATTGCTTTATTAAGAGGATTTGGAAAATGA
- the rpsD gene encoding 30S ribosomal protein S4, whose protein sequence is MARYTGPKNRIARRFGANIFGRLRNPLLHKPNPPGMHGALRKKKSDYGAQLEEKQKLRAIYGMIPQKKLLKYYKEAVRRKENTHHLLLEFLECRLDNIVYKLRLAQTIFHAQQLVSHGHIYVDGKRTSIRSFQVQPGMVISLKPKSHQNPIVVRALENKSRDLPEYLEFDEKKMEGKLIVKPAFDQISLPLPINVPLVCEFLAHTN, encoded by the coding sequence ATGGCTCGTTATACTGGCCCAAAAAACCGCATCGCTAGACGTTTCGGCGCTAACATCTTTGGTCGACTCCGCAATCCACTGCTTCACAAACCCAATCCACCCGGAATGCATGGGGCCTTGCGTAAGAAAAAGTCCGATTATGGAGCCCAGCTTGAAGAGAAACAAAAATTAAGAGCAATTTACGGGATGATCCCTCAAAAAAAGCTCTTGAAATACTATAAAGAAGCTGTTCGCAGAAAAGAAAACACTCACCACCTTCTTTTAGAATTTTTAGAGTGCCGCTTAGATAATATCGTCTACAAGCTAAGACTTGCTCAAACGATTTTTCATGCGCAACAACTCGTTTCCCATGGACACATTTATGTTGATGGAAAGCGCACCTCTATTCGTTCATTTCAAGTTCAACCGGGAATGGTGATTTCACTCAAACCGAAATCGCATCAAAACCCCATTGTAGTAAGAGCTCTTGAAAATAAATCTAGAGATCTTCCTGAGTACTTAGAATTTGATGAAAAGAAAATGGAAGGCAAATTGATTGTAAAGCCTGCTTTTGATCAAATCTCTCTTCCCCTACCGATCAACGTTCCTCTAGTTTGCGAGTTCTTAGCTCACACAAACTAA
- a CDS encoding HNH endonuclease, which produces MQRAFVLDKNRNPLMPCRASRARKLLSKGKAVLLKLYPFTILIKDREGGAVQDIELKIDPGSKTSGIALVGYFKKRMTLIWAANLTHRGTSIKSSLDSRRAIRKSRRQRKTRYRSSRFDNRRRKEVWIAPSLQSRVDNILTFVKRLQTLAPISSTALETVLFDMQEIQNSEISGKLYQQGELMGYEIREYLLEKWGRKCAYCSAKNTRLEIDHIVPKSKGGSDRVSNLTIACRACNLKKANHTLEDFLHKNKNLYSAILSKTKAPLIHAAAVNTTRNALALALDSSHLPLTKWSGGRTKYNRVKQCYEKDHYIDAACVGKSGENIYLPEEFHVLLITATGRGSRQFCRVDKHGFPRTSAKKQRSIHGFKTGNLVKAFVEQGKKKGEYFGRVAVRLTGYFCIDTADGKVDGINHRYCQNKQQADGYNYISKKFKTRSSVSSSS; this is translated from the coding sequence ATGCAAAGAGCATTCGTATTAGACAAAAATAGAAACCCTTTGATGCCTTGCAGGGCATCTAGAGCCAGGAAACTCCTCTCCAAAGGGAAAGCTGTCTTATTAAAGCTTTATCCTTTTACTATTCTTATCAAAGATAGAGAGGGAGGAGCTGTTCAGGATATTGAACTTAAAATTGATCCCGGAAGCAAAACCTCAGGCATCGCACTTGTTGGATACTTTAAAAAAAGAATGACACTTATATGGGCTGCTAATCTCACGCATAGAGGCACTTCCATTAAATCTTCACTTGACTCTAGAAGAGCTATTAGGAAAAGTCGCAGACAAAGAAAAACTAGATATAGATCCTCTCGATTTGATAATCGAAGACGAAAAGAAGTATGGATAGCCCCTTCTCTACAATCTAGAGTCGATAATATTTTGACATTTGTAAAAAGACTGCAAACACTAGCTCCTATTTCTTCTACTGCATTAGAAACAGTGCTCTTCGATATGCAAGAGATCCAAAATTCTGAAATTTCAGGAAAGCTCTACCAACAAGGGGAGCTCATGGGATATGAGATCCGAGAATACCTTCTTGAGAAATGGGGACGGAAATGTGCTTATTGCAGCGCAAAAAATACAAGATTAGAAATCGATCACATCGTCCCTAAAAGTAAAGGCGGTAGTGATAGAGTCTCAAATCTCACCATTGCTTGCAGGGCATGTAATCTCAAAAAAGCAAATCATACCCTTGAAGATTTTTTACACAAAAACAAAAATCTTTATTCGGCTATTTTATCTAAGACTAAAGCACCTTTAATCCATGCTGCCGCCGTTAACACCACAAGAAATGCTTTAGCTCTAGCTCTTGACTCAAGTCACCTCCCCTTAACAAAGTGGAGTGGGGGAAGAACAAAATACAATAGAGTCAAACAATGCTATGAGAAAGATCACTACATCGATGCAGCTTGCGTGGGAAAATCAGGAGAGAATATATATCTTCCGGAGGAATTTCATGTTCTTTTAATTACGGCGACTGGAAGAGGTTCTCGACAATTTTGCCGTGTAGATAAGCATGGATTTCCTAGAACATCTGCTAAAAAACAGCGAAGTATACACGGCTTTAAAACAGGGAATCTGGTTAAAGCCTTTGTAGAACAAGGCAAGAAAAAAGGAGAGTACTTCGGGAGAGTGGCAGTTAGACTTACGGGGTACTTTTGCATCGATACTGCAGATGGTAAAGTAGACGGTATAAATCATAGATATTGCCAAAATAAGCAACAAGCTGATGGTTATAACTATATATCTAAAAAATTTAAAACAAGGAGCAGCGTTTCCTCCTCGTCCTAA
- a CDS encoding rhodanese-related sulfurtransferase, with product MNYDVIAYYIFTQIEDPHLEIKKQKVFCKNRDMSGRIYISEEGINAQLSGEQKDAEAYMEWMKLDPRFAGIEFKIHKSEHNVFSKMTVKYRKQIVALDEKVDMKHTGTHLSPERWDEMLDQKDDDTVLIDVRNDYEWKVGHFDGAALPELKTFREFPKYARELKEKRDPHKTKVMMYCTGGIRCELYSALMKEIGFDQVYQLQGGVIKYGLQKRSKHWKGKLFVFDDRMVIPIHDEKDEVISKCHYCHQKADHYYNCSNMDCNDLIVACPSCYEEHKGCCSEDCEEHGRNRPLKEIDKQIPFRKLPYEEKQRLKGIPK from the coding sequence ATGAATTACGACGTCATTGCATATTATATTTTCACACAGATTGAAGATCCCCATCTCGAGATCAAAAAACAAAAAGTTTTTTGTAAAAACCGCGATATGAGCGGGCGCATCTATATTTCGGAAGAAGGCATTAATGCTCAGCTCAGCGGTGAGCAAAAAGATGCTGAAGCTTACATGGAATGGATGAAGCTTGATCCTCGGTTTGCGGGTATTGAATTTAAAATTCACAAAAGTGAGCATAATGTTTTTAGCAAAATGACGGTTAAATACCGTAAGCAGATCGTTGCCCTTGATGAAAAAGTTGATATGAAGCATACCGGCACCCACCTTTCTCCTGAAAGGTGGGATGAGATGCTCGATCAAAAAGATGATGATACTGTTTTAATTGATGTGCGCAATGACTATGAATGGAAAGTGGGGCATTTTGATGGAGCAGCCCTTCCCGAATTAAAAACATTTCGAGAGTTTCCAAAATATGCCCGCGAACTCAAAGAAAAACGGGATCCTCACAAGACAAAGGTAATGATGTACTGCACCGGGGGAATTCGTTGCGAACTCTATTCTGCCTTGATGAAAGAGATTGGTTTTGATCAAGTCTATCAGTTGCAAGGGGGCGTTATTAAATATGGCTTGCAAAAGCGATCCAAGCACTGGAAAGGAAAATTGTTTGTGTTTGATGATCGGATGGTTATTCCAATCCACGATGAAAAAGATGAAGTGATTAGCAAGTGCCACTACTGCCATCAAAAAGCGGATCATTATTACAATTGCTCTAACATGGATTGTAATGATCTGATTGTTGCATGTCCCTCTTGTTATGAAGAACACAAGGGATGCTGTTCAGAAGATTGCGAGGAGCATGGCCGTAATCGCCCTCTTAAAGAAATCGATAAGCAGATTCCATTCAGGAAGCTTCCTTATGAAGAGAAGCAACGACTTAAGGGTATACCGAAATGA
- a CDS encoding type II toxin-antitoxin system death-on-curing family toxin, producing the protein MIHYITYQYVVEIHDHLVSEYGGRTGVLNEGLLRSALEMPKARFNKKDLHRTIFDKTAAYLFHIIQNHPFVDGNKRTASMAAMVFFASNCKKGFTIFNEEYQELILRVAQGEVTKKEIAKFFRNSQHKKIKDSD; encoded by the coding sequence GTGATTCATTACATTACTTATCAATATGTTGTTGAAATTCATGATCATTTAGTTAGTGAATACGGTGGAAGAACGGGGGTTTTAAATGAAGGTCTTTTAAGATCCGCTTTAGAAATGCCCAAAGCACGTTTCAATAAGAAAGATTTACATCGAACGATTTTTGATAAAACTGCGGCATATCTTTTTCATATTATTCAAAACCACCCTTTTGTAGATGGCAACAAGCGTACTGCATCAATGGCAGCAATGGTTTTCTTTGCTTCAAATTGTAAAAAAGGATTTACTATTTTTAATGAAGAATATCAAGAACTCATTCTGAGAGTTGCTCAAGGAGAAGTAACAAAAAAAGAAATAGCTAAATTTTTTCGCAATTCGCAACACAAAAAAATAAAAGATTCTGATTAA
- the pheT gene encoding phenylalanine--tRNA ligase subunit beta — protein sequence MRVLTSWLKEYISFDLSINDLSNLLTLGGLEVEGVENAHFSFKDVKIAKVQQVTPHPDAQRLHIAKVFDGTELHTVVCGAANCREGLIVAFAPIGAILQGPDAKPFKISKARLRGVESYGMLCSEEELKLSSQPSDGIMELPSDAPIGEHLARYLYDPILEVSLTPNLGHAASMIGIARELSAQLNTPYQLPKRAIEKTTASDALSKVFIHVDDAQDCSQYRMRMIENIKVEPSPSWLKSRLEQSGIKSINNIVDALNYVMLELGQPMHAFDFDKLEHKKISVKKNPSETKLKTLDGQERRIPAGTLLIYDGETPIAVAGVIGGDDSAISDQTTTVIIESAHFNPSEIRRSTKKIGTHSDSSYRFERGIDPCGVQRALDQTVALICELTGATPSKNTLAIEKTAFKPHSIHFRISEIERIIGIQLSQNEVIALFKRLECQIKTSHNESLTITPPSYRNDIRHEIDLLEEVCRLFGFNNIKREECRFSLSSIGHHPRFLLERKIKAKLMQEGLQEFLTCNLISPKLAHVGLDQTLKKENLISVLHAKSIDQSILRASFLPGLLETLKHNQNRQIFDIQAFEMGALHFHENDNYFEKHALAILLSGKRRPYHFSDKPMDVDFFDLKGHVENLFIGLCLSNIDFKRSHFYAFHPGRQCEIILDNETIGVLGEVHPNECRKLSLDPKKRVLYAQIDLDKLLQLDLDSTTFESIPQYPGSQRDLTLTLSDNISIHALYDKIAQGNSPLLKNIELIDVFKDEQKVGLGKQNMTLRFTYRDDTGTLEMKQVDEEHAKIIQNLASI from the coding sequence ATGCGCGTTTTAACCTCTTGGCTCAAAGAATACATCTCTTTCGACCTTTCTATTAATGACCTCAGCAATCTCCTCACTCTAGGAGGACTTGAAGTTGAGGGAGTCGAAAACGCCCATTTTTCTTTTAAAGACGTTAAAATAGCCAAAGTACAGCAAGTCACTCCTCATCCCGATGCACAGCGCCTCCATATTGCTAAAGTCTTTGATGGAACGGAGCTCCATACGGTTGTATGCGGCGCAGCAAATTGCCGCGAAGGCCTGATTGTTGCCTTTGCACCGATTGGGGCCATCCTCCAAGGCCCTGATGCAAAACCCTTTAAAATTTCTAAAGCACGCTTAAGAGGCGTCGAATCTTACGGAATGCTTTGTTCTGAAGAGGAATTAAAACTCTCATCTCAGCCTTCAGACGGCATTATGGAATTGCCTTCTGATGCCCCCATTGGAGAACACCTGGCTCGTTACCTCTATGATCCTATCTTAGAAGTGAGTTTAACGCCTAATTTAGGCCATGCAGCCTCCATGATCGGCATTGCAAGAGAGCTCTCTGCCCAACTCAACACCCCCTACCAACTACCCAAGAGGGCGATTGAAAAAACCACTGCATCCGATGCGCTTTCAAAAGTTTTTATTCATGTCGATGATGCTCAAGATTGCTCTCAATATCGCATGCGCATGATTGAAAACATTAAGGTCGAACCTTCTCCTTCATGGTTAAAATCGCGTCTTGAACAATCGGGAATCAAATCGATTAATAACATTGTAGATGCACTGAATTACGTCATGCTGGAGCTTGGCCAGCCAATGCATGCTTTTGACTTTGATAAACTCGAGCATAAAAAGATTTCAGTTAAAAAAAATCCTTCTGAAACTAAGCTTAAAACGCTTGATGGCCAAGAAAGACGCATCCCTGCCGGAACGCTCCTTATTTATGACGGAGAAACGCCTATTGCAGTAGCCGGAGTGATCGGAGGAGATGATTCGGCTATTTCTGATCAAACAACCACAGTGATCATTGAATCGGCCCATTTTAACCCATCTGAAATCCGCCGCTCTACAAAAAAAATCGGCACGCATTCCGATTCTTCTTATCGATTTGAACGGGGAATTGATCCTTGTGGCGTCCAAAGAGCCCTCGATCAAACCGTGGCTCTCATTTGTGAGCTGACAGGCGCAACCCCCTCTAAAAATACCCTAGCCATTGAAAAAACAGCCTTTAAGCCCCACTCGATTCACTTCCGGATCTCTGAAATAGAGCGCATCATTGGCATTCAATTGAGCCAAAACGAAGTCATTGCTCTTTTCAAACGACTTGAATGTCAGATTAAAACTTCTCACAATGAAAGTTTAACGATCACTCCCCCCTCTTACCGCAATGATATACGTCACGAAATTGACCTTCTCGAGGAGGTTTGCCGCCTCTTTGGATTCAATAATATCAAACGAGAAGAATGCCGCTTCTCACTCTCCTCAATAGGGCATCATCCAAGATTCCTTTTAGAGAGAAAAATTAAGGCCAAGTTGATGCAGGAAGGGTTGCAAGAATTTTTAACCTGCAATCTCATTTCACCGAAGCTCGCACACGTTGGCCTGGATCAAACGTTGAAAAAAGAGAATTTGATTTCAGTTCTGCATGCAAAATCAATCGACCAATCGATCTTGCGCGCGAGTTTTTTACCGGGCCTATTAGAAACGCTTAAACACAATCAAAATAGACAAATCTTCGATATTCAAGCCTTTGAAATGGGGGCACTTCATTTTCATGAAAATGACAACTATTTTGAAAAACACGCCCTAGCCATCCTTTTGTCGGGGAAACGTCGCCCTTATCATTTTTCCGATAAGCCAATGGATGTGGATTTCTTTGATTTAAAAGGTCATGTAGAAAATCTTTTCATTGGTCTCTGCTTATCCAATATTGATTTCAAACGCTCCCATTTTTATGCTTTTCATCCGGGCCGTCAATGTGAAATTATCTTAGACAATGAAACAATTGGAGTCTTAGGAGAAGTCCATCCTAATGAATGCCGAAAACTATCGTTAGATCCGAAAAAACGAGTTCTCTACGCTCAAATCGATCTCGATAAACTTTTACAACTCGATTTAGATTCAACCACGTTCGAATCCATCCCCCAATATCCCGGCTCACAACGCGATTTGACGCTCACTCTTAGCGACAATATATCCATCCATGCACTCTACGATAAGATTGCTCAAGGCAATTCACCCCTTCTCAAAAACATTGAACTCATTGATGTTTTTAAAGATGAGCAAAAAGTTGGCCTTGGAAAGCAAAATATGACCCTCCGCTTTACTTATCGGGATGATACGGGAACACTAGAAATGAAACAAGTGGATGAAGAACATGCCAAAATCATCCAAAATCTCGCTTCCATTTGA
- a CDS encoding LysM peptidoglycan-binding domain-containing protein, with translation MERDSNKRLKIVTQILVLSIALNIGLIVALGARAMHSRPKDQQPIAKTPLKDKPKLMSYAELIEGFFGLSFFQLLDLLRDVSPIQDGLKKRDIALTCLVDFYDLDIERALQGMELQKRKIHFVRSAGNEHVQFHLYPGLKEEHFAAILAFVKQEKWPLTARGLFYELLTQKKREHSLYDAFALSDCFRIIHTLFARSGYDLTNELLIDILLDGEWEFIEKFVFAQQVSIDFSPRIFDAFIFQFLKFKSAKLFQVMIEDHREDVIRRIDDALLVDLIARINDHNDSVDQFLRKMILSIRTDTVREAAGKKLYELLGERPPEPYQHQMALQHFFPRMASHKTKETALPTRSMNEYTVKPGDSLWLIAKKYKVSVDDIIETNQLSSKKLDVGMKLCIPEK, from the coding sequence ATGGAAAGAGATTCAAATAAAAGATTAAAAATCGTAACGCAAATTTTAGTGCTAAGCATTGCGCTCAATATCGGTTTGATTGTTGCTCTTGGGGCAAGAGCAATGCACTCCCGTCCAAAAGATCAACAGCCTATTGCAAAAACGCCTCTCAAAGATAAACCCAAACTCATGAGTTATGCTGAGCTCATTGAGGGTTTTTTTGGACTCTCTTTTTTTCAACTTCTCGATTTGCTTCGCGATGTATCTCCAATTCAAGACGGTTTAAAAAAACGAGATATCGCACTGACTTGCCTTGTCGATTTTTACGACTTAGATATTGAACGAGCGCTGCAAGGTATGGAGCTTCAAAAGAGGAAAATTCATTTTGTGCGCTCCGCAGGTAATGAGCACGTTCAATTTCATCTGTATCCCGGGCTGAAAGAAGAACACTTTGCGGCTATTTTAGCTTTTGTCAAACAAGAAAAATGGCCCCTGACTGCAAGGGGGTTATTTTATGAATTATTAACGCAAAAAAAGAGAGAGCACTCTCTTTATGATGCGTTTGCCTTGTCTGATTGCTTTCGCATTATCCATACCCTATTTGCAAGATCCGGGTATGATTTAACTAACGAATTGCTGATTGATATTCTTCTCGATGGAGAATGGGAGTTTATTGAAAAATTTGTTTTTGCTCAGCAAGTCAGTATTGATTTTTCTCCGAGAATTTTTGATGCATTTATCTTTCAGTTCTTAAAATTCAAGTCAGCTAAATTATTTCAAGTGATGATCGAGGATCATCGCGAGGATGTGATCCGCCGTATCGATGATGCACTTTTAGTCGATCTTATAGCTAGAATCAATGACCATAACGATTCAGTCGATCAGTTTTTGCGAAAAATGATCCTATCGATTCGCACTGATACGGTAAGGGAAGCTGCCGGGAAGAAGTTATATGAATTATTAGGGGAAAGGCCACCTGAACCTTATCAACATCAAATGGCGCTACAGCATTTTTTCCCCCGTATGGCTTCGCATAAAACAAAAGAGACCGCTTTACCAACGCGCTCGATGAATGAATACACAGTCAAGCCGGGGGATTCTTTGTGGCTCATTGCAAAAAAGTATAAAGTGAGCGTGGATGACATTATTGAAACCAATCAACTTTCATCTAAAAAACTCGATGTCGGGATGAAATTATGCATTCCCGAAAAGTGA
- the yidD gene encoding membrane protein insertion efficiency factor YidD: protein MAQFLTLIIRGYQKWISPLLGRRCRFYPTCSQYALDALKIHGLRHGLYLTIKRLLKCHPWHPGGVDFVIPKRRRKYNEIE, encoded by the coding sequence ATGGCGCAATTCCTAACTTTAATTATCAGAGGCTACCAAAAGTGGATCTCCCCTCTTTTAGGAAGACGTTGTCGCTTTTATCCCACTTGCTCTCAATACGCCTTAGACGCTCTTAAAATTCATGGTTTAAGACACGGCCTTTACCTTACCATAAAACGCCTTTTAAAATGCCACCCTTGGCATCCGGGCGGTGTCGATTTTGTGATCCCAAAGCGGCGGCGCAAATATAACGAAATAGAGTAA